The sequence CAGAGGTCTTCGTATCAAGTGTGAAGAAAGATAATGTCTTTGCATGTCAATTCCACCCTGAAAAATCCGGTCCAGCAGGGTTAGACCTCCTCAAAAGATGGTTGGAAGCTTCCCCCGAGTCTCTCTCTGCCCCTACCACCTACTCTAGGGGAGTATGGCAGCCCACCAATCCCAGCCCCTCCCGCTCAAGTGGGAATGGTCTTACAAAGAGGATAGTAGCATGTTTGGATGTAAGGTCAAACGACCAGGGCGATCTGGTAGTAACCAAGGGAGATCAATATGACGTACGGGAGAAATCGACTTCTAcgggagaagggggagtaAGAAACCTTGGTAAACCCGTAGAGCTTTCTCAGAGGTATTACCTAGAAGGAGCCGACGAAATTGCCTTTCTAAATATCACATCTTTCCGATCCAGTGCCCTCCTCGATCAACCTATGTTGGATGTCGTCCGTCAAGCTGCCGAGACGGTCTTTGTACCACTCACCATCGGCGGTGGAATAAAGGATACCGTCGACCCCGATGGAACTCCCCGATCGGCGTTGGAAGTTGCCGGAGCGTATTTCAGAAGTGGGGCTGATAAAGTATCGATAGGGAGTGAAGCTGTCTTAGCTGTTGAGGCGCTCTTACAAAGAGAAcagagaggggaagaaccACTAAGTGGGAAAACGGGGATTGAAACGATTTCAAAAGGGTATGGGAACCAGGCTGTCGTCGTGTCGATCGATCCCAAGCGGGTGTATGTGGATACCTCAAATCCTCAATGGAAGGATGAGTTCCCAGCACACCATCTAGAAAGTCTGGTAATTGGGGATAATGCTACCTCTAGAACTGCACCcgaggagagaggaaaggCATGGTGGTATCAGTGTACCAtctctggaggaagggacgTAAGGGATATAGATGTCGTCCAACTCGCCAGAGGTGTAGAAAGACTCGGAGCGGGGGAGATTTTGTTAAACAGTGTAGATAGGGATGGCTCAGGTAAAGGGTTCGACCTGGACCTGATCAAACTCGTGAAGGACGCTGTCTCTATACCTGTCGTTTCGTCCTCTGGAGCAGGTTCACCAGGTGACTTTAAGGAGTTGTTTGAGAGGACGGAGAGCGAGGCGGGGCTTGCGGCGGGGATATTCCataggagggaggtggggattgatgaggtgaaggaaggggtggaaggagTGGGGTTGAATGTCAGGAGATGTGGGCTGGATATTGTTTAGGTTTGTGGCGTTGAGTGTATTGGGATGGTTTGGGATGGAGGGTACGTCAGTGGAACAGAATAGAATAGAATGGGACTTTCTTTAACATAGTTTAGCACGTAGAATCCATCACATTGATTTATTTGGTCATGCATTGATAATACTGTAAGGGTAGAAGTTGGTCTTGCCTttgatcctcctcacttTCACTATGTGCCTTGTGGCgagtttttgtttttgttgaTTGCGAGCGTGAAAGTATGGATGTCCTGAATGCAAATGTGAGTTGCGCATGTAGACATGTAGAGCAAGATCATATATACGGTATTCTCTCTGTGCatattgatgctgatggtgacTATAAGCTATATATACTACGAAATACAACATTTGATAAATATACAATTAAGCAGAAACGAAGCAAGAGAGATATGCGTCGAACATCTGAATTGTTCGTCTAGATAGATGATCGTACACCACTTCTTGATTTACTtgtcctcttccaactcggTATATTCTTCTACTCCCCAAACGCACCCTTCCCTCTCGCTTCTCCGATTCTCTCGCACCCCATCCTACACCCTACGCCCTACTCCCCATTCATAGCTTTATCAAACTCCACCTCATTCAGCTCATACCCCCATTGCCAAAGACATTGCCTCAGCACCGCACctacatcttcatcttccaccgcCGTCTTACCGCCAGATTGCATGAGCTTCTTGAGCAATGCTCTCTTGAACCTTCCGGTGGGTCCAGCAACTTTCATCCCTACGCAATCCACAAAGTCAGCAAAATCATCTTAGAATAACCATTACTTCTCTACTCTTCACGATTCAACTTTCGCCTTGCCCAATCAAGTATATTGCTATCTCACCTAACGTGATATTCAATTTAGAAacaaacaactcacatcgcCTAACCTGTCGCTCATCGTCGctcgtcctcctcccctcccagAACCTGACATACCACTGAGCCCACCCTCTCGGATCCTCTCGCCATATCCATCCTGCCTTCTCCCACTCCTGGAGAGACTGTCCCGCCCTGACTCTGAATCTATTATTCTCCCCATCTGGATCAGGATTACTAAGAAGCACGGTAGGGCTGGAGAGTGTGAAAGGTAATGAGGCGATGTCGATCGAGGATTTCATAGGTgatttgaggatgttggagtaTGTATCGCTGAAAACATAACGATGTATCAGCTAACGATCTTACTCGATAAGGGATTTATGAGAGTAAGAGACGTCAGAACTCCTGGGGGAGTACAGACCCAGACTCTATAGGCTATAAAGAACCGGACAATTGAAAACAACAGTGATCACTTACGCAAAAAACCCTCCTCCAAACGCACCCCCACTAAACATCTCCTCAGGCGTCAAATTCGGCGTGAACACCCCCCTCCATCTACCCTCAAATACCAACCTCCCGTCCCCTCCCTTCGTAGGCCTCGGCGCAGGCTCATACGACGCTTGCTCTTCGCCATCTCCATACTCTGGTCCAGGGGCTAGTTGGATAGTCTTTCCTTTGGGAATGAGAGGTTTGGGTTTTGAggtcggtggtggtggagttAGGTCGTCGTCGCTGGAAATGGGAATCACGTAAGCTCCGTTCCAACGTATGAATATCGTCTGACTTTCGGCATATCCCATTCTCGTCAGAAACGATGCAAAGTTCTTATCCTTCCCCATGGATGGACATAGCCACTCTCATCCACGA comes from Kwoniella bestiolae CBS 10118 chromosome 1, complete sequence and encodes:
- a CDS encoding imidazoleglycerol phosphate synthase, cyclase subunit, which produces MSHPTTDTILPIPDVAQPTGHPREHRPKLYILDYGAGNVRSLANSIKKLGYEFEWINDESDFDRAEKLIFPGVGAFSQAMDSLRSSGRFDSLIKYIQSGKPYFGICIGMQVLFASSEESNSTKGLGVIDYPIRKFSTVDGGKKKTVPHMGWNSSWKSWHPSSSSTSSSSTSSSEQDKVMLDNEDYYFVHSFAALLDPSNPTSNEKIKDFAYTLSRYGSEVFVSSVKKDNVFACQFHPEKSGPAGLDLLKRWLEASPESLSAPTTYSRGVWQPTNPSPSRSSGNGLTKRIVACLDVRSNDQGDLVVTKGDQYDVREKSTSTGEGGVRNLGKPVELSQRYYLEGADEIAFLNITSFRSSALLDQPMLDVVRQAAETVFVPLTIGGGIKDTVDPDGTPRSALEVAGAYFRSGADKVSIGSEAVLAVEALLQREQRGEEPLSGKTGIETISKGYGNQAVVVSIDPKRVYVDTSNPQWKDEFPAHHLESLVIGDNATSRTAPEERGKAWWYQCTISGGRDVRDIDVVQLARGVERLGAGEILLNSVDRDGSGKGFDLDLIKLVKDAVSIPVVSSSGAGSPGDFKELFERTESEAGLAAGIFHRREVGIDEVKEGVEGVGLNVRRCGLDIV